From Sphingopyxis sp. USTB-05, the proteins below share one genomic window:
- a CDS encoding helix-turn-helix domain-containing protein: MGKLRELLNDMDGGNCALPLALEAMGERWSFMILRAAFNGVHHFEEFQQELNIARNILSNRLSRLVDHGIMAREVMAEDRRKVRYQLTEKGIELLPAMIALRQWGEKWGAGVPSTPVLVDARDEQPIGPVTLTAHDGRVIGYKELLWKHRAELQPLGQARVRGEGAMAPPVAAE, translated from the coding sequence ATGGGAAAATTACGCGAACTGCTGAACGACATGGATGGGGGCAATTGCGCCCTGCCGCTGGCGCTGGAAGCGATGGGCGAGCGATGGTCGTTCATGATCCTGCGCGCGGCCTTTAACGGCGTTCATCATTTCGAAGAGTTCCAACAGGAACTGAACATCGCGCGCAACATATTGTCGAACCGGCTGTCACGTCTGGTCGATCATGGAATCATGGCCCGCGAAGTCATGGCCGAAGACCGGCGCAAGGTCAGGTACCAGCTCACCGAAAAGGGTATCGAATTGCTGCCGGCGATGATTGCGCTGCGCCAATGGGGCGAAAAATGGGGTGCGGGCGTGCCCTCTACCCCGGTGCTTGTCGATGCGCGTGACGAGCAGCCGATCGGTCCCGTCACGCTCACTGCGCACGATGGCCGCGTGATCGGCTATAAGGAATTGCTGTGGAAGCATCGCGCCGAACTGCAGCCGCTTGGTCAGGCGCGCGTGCGCGGCGAGGGTGCGATGGCGCCGCCGGTCGCCGCCGAATGA
- a CDS encoding bifunctional (p)ppGpp synthetase/guanosine-3',5'-bis(diphosphate) 3'-pyrophosphohydrolase: MLRQYELVERVRAYDPDVDEALLNRAYVFTVQKHGSQKRASGDPYFSHPVEVAGILTDLHLDSETIVTALLHDTLEDTLTTPEEIERLFGADVGRLVDGVTKLSKIEAQTENERAAENLRKFLLAMSDDIRVLLVKLADRLHNMRTLHFIKNPEKRRRIAKETMDIYAPLAERIGMYEYMREMQLLAFSELEPEAYSTITGRLAKLSAGGKDKVAGISREFKELLAKNGIEADVSGREKHPYSIWRKMQERHVSFEQVTDIIAFRIITPTDADCYAALGLLHRKWKMVPGRFKDYISTPKRNGYKSLHTTIMHQQNMRIEIQIRSLGMHQQSEFGLAAHWAYKQGGSVPDGQAGWIRDLIEILEQTHDPEEFLENTRIAMYQDRIFAFTPKGSLHQLPKGATPVDFAYAVHTGLGDRTVGAKVNGRLVPLRTQLANGDTVEILSSDKQTPQPAWLGFAVTGKARAAIRRHVRSKEKVELAALGRKMYDEIALRLPNKVGDKARIAARERLKLDDDTALYVAIAKQRITDNALLEALVPGITAEMKTKPGKLVQGAAVSIAGLTPGVAYQLADCCHPVPGDRIVGLSRPGEGIEVHVIDCPKLADGIDADWIDLRWQEDSEGGNARLCIVILNEPGTLAEMSGILAANSANITNLRLSNREGGFHTYDVVVEVRDVQHVMRILSALRASDTVVQAERQ; the protein is encoded by the coding sequence ATGCTGAGGCAATATGAACTTGTCGAGCGCGTACGCGCTTATGATCCCGACGTCGACGAGGCGCTGCTGAACCGCGCCTATGTGTTTACCGTCCAGAAGCACGGGAGCCAGAAACGCGCCTCGGGCGACCCCTATTTCAGCCACCCGGTCGAGGTCGCCGGGATTTTGACCGATCTCCACCTCGACAGCGAAACAATCGTTACCGCACTCCTCCATGACACGCTCGAGGACACGCTCACGACGCCGGAGGAGATAGAACGCCTGTTCGGCGCCGACGTCGGTCGGCTGGTCGACGGCGTCACCAAGCTGTCGAAGATCGAGGCGCAGACCGAAAACGAACGCGCGGCGGAAAATCTGCGCAAATTCCTGCTCGCGATGTCGGACGATATTCGCGTGTTGCTGGTCAAGCTGGCGGACCGGCTGCACAATATGCGGACGCTGCATTTCATCAAGAATCCCGAGAAGCGCCGCCGCATCGCCAAGGAGACGATGGATATCTATGCCCCGCTCGCCGAGCGGATCGGCATGTATGAATATATGCGCGAGATGCAGCTTCTCGCGTTCAGCGAGCTGGAACCCGAAGCCTATTCGACGATCACCGGCCGCCTCGCCAAGCTGAGCGCGGGCGGCAAGGACAAGGTCGCGGGGATCAGCCGCGAATTCAAGGAACTGCTCGCCAAGAACGGTATCGAGGCCGACGTGTCGGGGCGCGAGAAGCATCCCTATTCGATCTGGCGCAAGATGCAGGAGCGCCATGTCAGCTTCGAACAGGTGACCGACATCATAGCGTTCCGGATCATCACACCGACCGATGCCGATTGCTATGCGGCGCTCGGTCTCCTCCATCGCAAATGGAAAATGGTTCCCGGGCGCTTCAAGGACTATATCTCGACGCCCAAGCGCAACGGTTACAAATCGCTGCACACGACAATCATGCACCAGCAGAATATGCGGATCGAGATCCAGATCCGCAGCCTCGGCATGCATCAACAGTCCGAATTCGGGCTCGCCGCGCACTGGGCATATAAGCAGGGCGGTTCGGTACCTGACGGGCAGGCGGGATGGATTCGCGACCTCATCGAAATCCTCGAACAGACGCACGACCCCGAAGAGTTTCTCGAAAACACGCGCATCGCGATGTACCAGGATCGCATCTTCGCCTTCACACCGAAGGGGAGCCTGCACCAATTGCCGAAGGGCGCCACTCCGGTCGATTTTGCCTATGCCGTCCATACGGGGCTTGGCGATCGCACCGTCGGGGCCAAGGTCAACGGACGACTGGTGCCGCTGCGTACCCAGCTTGCGAACGGCGATACGGTCGAAATCCTGTCGTCCGACAAGCAGACGCCGCAGCCCGCCTGGCTGGGCTTTGCCGTCACGGGCAAGGCGCGCGCCGCGATTCGCCGCCATGTCCGGTCGAAGGAAAAGGTCGAACTCGCGGCTCTCGGCCGCAAGATGTACGACGAGATCGCCCTGCGCCTACCGAACAAGGTCGGCGACAAGGCACGGATCGCCGCGCGCGAGCGGTTAAAACTCGACGACGATACCGCGCTCTATGTCGCGATCGCGAAGCAGCGCATCACCGACAATGCGCTGCTCGAAGCGCTGGTCCCCGGCATCACCGCCGAGATGAAGACCAAGCCGGGCAAGCTCGTGCAGGGCGCGGCCGTATCGATTGCGGGGCTGACCCCGGGCGTCGCCTATCAACTCGCCGATTGCTGCCATCCCGTTCCAGGTGACCGTATCGTCGGCCTGTCGCGGCCGGGCGAAGGGATCGAGGTGCATGTCATCGACTGCCCGAAGCTCGCCGACGGCATCGACGCGGACTGGATCGATCTGCGCTGGCAGGAAGACAGCGAGGGCGGCAATGCGCGGCTGTGCATCGTGATCCTGAACGAGCCGGGGACGCTGGCCGAAATGTCAGGGATACTCGCGGCCAATTCGGCGAATATCACCAATTTGCGGCTGTCGAACCGCGAGGGCGGCTTTCACACCTATGACGTCGTCGTCGAGGTGCGCGACGTTCAGCATGTTATGCGGATATTGTCGGCGCTGCGCGCGTCGGACACGGTAGTGCAGGCGGAGCGGCAATAA
- a CDS encoding heme-binding protein has protein sequence MQSKTHLFRSAAVAAMGALLLTSCGGGGGGGGGTPTPTPTPTPTPTPTTVYTPPAAEALTTADVERVLAQAISEAQARGLPSVIAVTDRVGNVLGVFRMNGARATATTAPAPNGVNIDAQNVTFPAEGGAIAKAVTGAYLSSGGNAFSTRTASQIVQEHFPPAPTTVGLESGPLFGVQFSQLPCSDLSARFGAAGNAALIGPKRSPLGLAADPGGLPLYKNGVLVGGVGVMGDGIYGSDSNILNIDNDPEEFIALAGTRGFEAPSTITADKITVDGTSLRFSDATFAGVMSSGSASFASLNGVAGNLVAVIGYANAAVTAGITYGSEASGIRASTAAEFSNRDAFVLTDGSGTNRYPLRAGTDGATNSAPLTQAEARAVLEEAFAVMSRARAQIRRPLDSRAQVTISIVDTHGSVLGIVRSPDAPIFGTDVSLQKARTAAFFSNAQAGAELSANASADVSQFVTATRTFLNSPVALTGNVAYADRAVGNLARPYFPDGEVGRPQGPLSRPIAQFNPFSTGLQSALIIGNLGAHLGFVSGASPTDTPARCTTLPDVAAGQNRLQNGIQIFPGSVPIYRGNQLVGAIGVSGDGIDQDDMISFLGAHNGGARIGGIGNAPKAIRSDNVVVNVGAGVRLRYISCPFAPFLDTANQNVCDGL, from the coding sequence ATGCAAAGCAAGACCCATCTCTTCCGTTCGGCCGCCGTCGCTGCGATGGGCGCGCTTCTCCTCACCTCCTGCGGCGGTGGCGGAGGAGGCGGCGGCGGCACGCCGACCCCGACGCCGACACCCACCCCGACGCCCACGCCGACGACGGTCTACACGCCGCCCGCCGCCGAAGCATTGACGACGGCCGACGTCGAACGCGTGCTCGCGCAGGCGATTTCCGAGGCACAGGCGCGCGGACTGCCGTCGGTGATTGCGGTGACCGATCGCGTCGGCAATGTGCTTGGCGTGTTTCGCATGAATGGAGCGCGCGCGACCGCGACGACCGCGCCCGCTCCCAATGGCGTGAATATCGACGCGCAAAATGTGACCTTTCCCGCCGAGGGCGGCGCGATCGCGAAAGCCGTGACCGGCGCCTATCTGTCGAGCGGCGGCAATGCCTTCTCGACCCGCACGGCGAGCCAGATCGTCCAGGAACATTTTCCGCCTGCTCCCACGACCGTCGGCCTCGAAAGCGGACCCTTGTTCGGGGTGCAGTTCAGTCAACTCCCGTGCAGCGACCTGTCGGCGCGCTTCGGGGCGGCGGGCAACGCCGCGCTGATCGGTCCGAAACGCTCACCGCTCGGCCTTGCTGCCGATCCGGGCGGACTGCCGCTCTATAAAAATGGCGTGCTCGTCGGCGGCGTCGGGGTGATGGGCGACGGGATTTACGGCAGCGATTCCAACATCCTCAACATCGACAATGATCCCGAAGAATTTATCGCGCTCGCAGGCACCCGCGGGTTCGAGGCGCCCAGCACGATCACCGCCGACAAGATCACCGTCGACGGCACGTCGCTGCGCTTCTCCGACGCGACCTTTGCCGGAGTGATGAGCAGCGGCAGCGCCAGCTTTGCGAGCCTCAACGGCGTTGCAGGCAATCTGGTTGCGGTGATCGGCTATGCCAATGCCGCGGTGACCGCGGGGATCACCTATGGCAGCGAAGCCTCGGGCATCCGTGCCTCGACCGCCGCCGAATTTTCGAACCGCGACGCCTTTGTCCTCACCGACGGCAGCGGCACCAACCGCTATCCGCTGCGCGCGGGCACCGACGGCGCGACGAACAGCGCGCCGCTGACGCAGGCCGAGGCGCGCGCGGTGCTCGAGGAAGCCTTTGCGGTGATGAGCCGCGCCCGCGCGCAGATCCGCCGCCCGCTCGACAGCCGCGCGCAGGTGACGATCAGCATCGTCGACACGCACGGATCGGTGCTGGGCATCGTGCGTTCGCCCGACGCGCCGATCTTCGGCACCGATGTCAGTCTGCAAAAGGCGCGCACGGCGGCCTTCTTCTCGAACGCACAGGCAGGCGCCGAGCTCAGCGCCAATGCCAGCGCCGACGTCAGCCAGTTCGTCACCGCGACGCGGACCTTCCTGAACAGTCCGGTAGCGCTCACCGGCAATGTCGCTTATGCCGATCGCGCGGTCGGCAATCTGGCGCGCCCCTATTTCCCCGATGGCGAGGTCGGCCGTCCGCAAGGGCCGCTGTCGCGCCCGATCGCGCAGTTCAATCCCTTCTCGACCGGGCTGCAATCGGCGCTGATCATCGGCAATCTCGGCGCGCATCTGGGCTTTGTGTCGGGCGCCAGCCCGACCGATACCCCCGCGCGCTGCACGACCCTGCCCGATGTCGCGGCGGGGCAGAACCGGCTGCAAAACGGCATCCAGATCTTTCCGGGATCGGTCCCCATCTATCGCGGCAATCAACTGGTCGGCGCGATCGGCGTGTCGGGCGACGGCATCGATCAGGATGATATGATCAGCTTCCTCGGCGCGCATAATGGCGGTGCGCGCATCGGCGGCATCGGCAATGCGCCCAAGGCGATCCGGTCGGACAACGTCGTGGTCAATGTCGGCGCCGGGGTTCGCCTCCGCTATATCAGCTGCCCGTTCGCGCCGTTCCTCGACACGGCGAACCAGAATGTCTGTGACGGGCTATAG
- a CDS encoding multiheme c-type cytochrome codes for MTTHAGKERGDRAWAAFAALGLMLLAIAAFVFAPPAQSQGESGARYTGVASCAGSTCHGRMEGDGTVVRQDELMKWQEPSTAGGAHSRAWAVLSNNRSQFIARNLGIGDPAKAQMCLGCHSTAGVARAVPAEDGVGCESCHGPAGGWLASHYAGVGTNADPDREMRDKHLANLSAGLKKLEDPVVRAGVCVDCHFGSAADGQFVTHRIMAAGHPRIAFELDLFSSLQAHHQEDADYGWRKFGAANRRTDHVQMWAVGQATALERSLALFQTKRGTEGMFPEFYFLDCHSCHRRIFDQAKPVKTSVNNPGRSIPEGMPPYNDENLIMLAAAARLAAPALADQLAVRTAAFHKAMATDRASAVAAAAQLSQTVASLKSAFASRSFSGADAFAMVDAISAKAINDRYTDYSGSQQAVMGVDTLLNAMVSSGRVTVGAAAGIRGDIDRAYAAVKDPNAYKPTEFQASFGSAVSAIRALR; via the coding sequence ATGACCACGCACGCTGGGAAGGAGCGCGGCGATCGGGCTTGGGCGGCTTTTGCCGCCTTGGGCTTGATGTTGCTCGCCATCGCGGCGTTCGTGTTCGCACCCCCCGCGCAATCGCAGGGCGAAAGCGGTGCGCGCTATACCGGCGTTGCCTCCTGCGCGGGCTCGACCTGTCACGGCCGGATGGAAGGCGACGGCACCGTCGTTCGCCAGGACGAGCTGATGAAATGGCAGGAACCCTCGACCGCCGGTGGCGCGCACAGCCGCGCTTGGGCGGTGCTGAGCAATAATCGTAGCCAGTTCATTGCGCGCAACCTCGGCATCGGCGACCCGGCGAAGGCGCAAATGTGCCTCGGTTGCCACAGCACGGCGGGCGTCGCGCGCGCCGTCCCGGCCGAGGATGGCGTCGGGTGCGAATCCTGCCATGGCCCGGCGGGCGGATGGCTCGCCAGCCATTATGCGGGGGTCGGAACCAACGCCGATCCCGACCGCGAAATGCGCGACAAGCATCTTGCGAACCTGTCGGCTGGTTTGAAGAAGCTCGAGGACCCGGTCGTGCGCGCAGGCGTCTGCGTTGATTGCCACTTCGGTTCGGCCGCGGACGGCCAGTTCGTCACCCACCGCATCATGGCGGCTGGGCATCCGCGCATCGCGTTCGAACTCGATCTTTTCTCGTCGCTCCAGGCGCATCATCAGGAAGATGCGGATTATGGCTGGCGCAAATTCGGGGCAGCGAACCGGCGCACCGATCATGTCCAGATGTGGGCGGTCGGACAGGCAACCGCGCTCGAACGCAGCCTGGCGCTGTTCCAGACGAAGCGCGGGACCGAGGGGATGTTCCCCGAATTCTACTTCCTCGATTGCCATAGCTGCCACCGCCGCATTTTCGATCAGGCGAAGCCGGTCAAGACCAGCGTGAACAACCCCGGGCGCTCGATCCCCGAAGGGATGCCGCCCTATAATGACGAGAATCTGATCATGCTCGCCGCCGCGGCGCGGCTCGCGGCGCCGGCGCTTGCCGATCAACTCGCGGTGCGCACCGCGGCGTTCCACAAGGCGATGGCGACCGACCGGGCCAGCGCGGTCGCGGCGGCGGCGCAGCTGTCGCAGACGGTCGCTTCGCTCAAAAGCGCCTTTGCGTCGCGGAGCTTCTCGGGCGCCGACGCCTTTGCGATGGTCGATGCGATTTCGGCGAAGGCGATCAACGATCGATACACCGATTATTCGGGGTCGCAGCAGGCGGTGATGGGCGTCGATACTTTGCTCAACGCCATGGTGTCGTCGGGGCGTGTCACCGTCGGTGCGGCGGCGGGCATTCGCGGCGATATCGACCGCGCCTATGCCGCGGTGAAGGACCCTAATGCCTATAAGCCGACCGAATTTCAGGCGTCATTTGGCAGCGCGGTCAGCGCGATCCGGGCGCTGCGATAA
- the gdhA gene encoding NADP-specific glutamate dehydrogenase, which yields MAVSDHVDFSTFMEGVKKRNPGQPEFVQAVQEVSEDIFDFIADKEEYHAQQILRRIAEPDRVVSFRVCWEDDNGNIRVQRGWRVQNNNAIGPYKGGIRFHPSVTESVLKFLAFEQTFKNALTGLPMGGGKGGSNFNPKGKSVREIMRFCQSFMTELYRHIGADIDVPAGDIGVGGREIGFMFGQYKRITNEFTGVLTGKGLEWGGSLIRTEATGYGAVYFLANMLAAKGQDLVGKTAVISGSGNVATHAAEKIVQLGGKVLTLSDSGGFIHDPDGITQEKIDWVKAHKTHRRGRIEEYCDEFKGASFTAGKTPWGVKCDVALPCATQNELLGDDAKALVANGCIAVSEGANMPTNLEGVHVFKDAKIMFAPGKAANAGGVAVSGLEMSQNSGRRAWSEPELQQMLKDIMDGIHKSCLTYGDRGGGYIDYVKGANIAGFKKVADAMLAFGVV from the coding sequence ATGGCAGTTTCGGATCACGTCGATTTTTCGACGTTCATGGAAGGCGTGAAAAAACGTAACCCGGGGCAACCCGAGTTCGTCCAGGCGGTGCAGGAGGTGTCCGAGGACATCTTCGATTTCATTGCCGACAAGGAAGAATATCACGCACAGCAAATCCTGCGGCGTATTGCCGAACCCGACCGGGTCGTGTCTTTCCGCGTCTGCTGGGAAGATGATAATGGCAATATCCGCGTTCAGCGCGGTTGGCGCGTCCAGAACAACAATGCCATCGGCCCGTACAAGGGCGGGATTCGCTTTCATCCGAGCGTCACAGAAAGCGTGCTCAAATTTCTGGCATTCGAACAGACGTTCAAAAATGCTCTGACCGGGCTGCCGATGGGCGGCGGCAAGGGCGGATCGAACTTCAATCCGAAGGGCAAGAGCGTGCGCGAGATCATGCGCTTCTGCCAAAGCTTCATGACCGAGCTCTATCGCCACATCGGCGCCGACATCGACGTGCCTGCGGGCGACATCGGCGTGGGCGGCCGCGAAATCGGCTTCATGTTCGGCCAGTATAAGCGGATCACCAACGAATTCACCGGCGTGCTCACCGGCAAGGGGCTCGAATGGGGCGGCTCGCTGATCCGCACCGAGGCGACGGGCTATGGCGCAGTCTATTTCCTCGCGAACATGCTCGCGGCGAAAGGGCAGGATCTGGTCGGCAAGACCGCGGTGATCTCCGGTTCGGGCAATGTCGCGACGCACGCGGCGGAAAAGATCGTCCAGCTCGGCGGCAAGGTGCTGACTCTGTCCGATTCGGGCGGCTTCATTCACGATCCCGACGGCATCACGCAGGAAAAGATCGACTGGGTGAAAGCGCACAAGACGCATCGCCGCGGCCGGATCGAGGAATATTGCGACGAGTTCAAGGGCGCGAGCTTCACGGCGGGCAAGACCCCATGGGGCGTCAAATGCGATGTCGCGCTGCCGTGCGCGACGCAGAATGAGCTGCTCGGCGACGACGCCAAGGCGCTTGTCGCAAATGGCTGCATCGCGGTCAGCGAAGGCGCCAACATGCCGACCAACCTCGAAGGCGTGCATGTGTTCAAGGATGCGAAGATCATGTTTGCACCGGGCAAGGCCGCCAATGCGGGCGGTGTTGCGGTGTCGGGGCTCGAAATGAGCCAGAACAGCGGCCGCCGCGCCTGGAGCGAACCCGAGCTGCAACAGATGCTCAAGGACATCATGGACGGCATCCATAAAAGCTGCCTGACCTATGGTGACCGCGGCGGCGGCTATATCGACTATGTGAAGGGCGCAAATATTGCGGGCTTCAAGAAAGTCGCCGACGCCATGCTGGCTTTTGGGGTGGTGTAA